The Chryseobacterium sp. 52 genome includes a region encoding these proteins:
- a CDS encoding glycerol-3-phosphate dehydrogenase/oxidase yields MKRNEELSKLTSVQEWDFIVIGGGASGLGSALDAASRGFKTLLLESHDFAKATSSRSTKLVHGGVRYLAQGDIGLVKEALKERGLLAQNAAHVVKNQSFIIPNYTWWGGIYYKIGLSIYDFLAGKLSLGKTRYISKSKTIEKLPTIEQHNLASGVVYQDGQFDDARLAINLSQTLIEKGGSAVNYMKVTGLLKNDSGKINGVKAEDQFSNQQYELRAKAVINATGVFTNDILNMNNPKHGKFVVPSQGIHLVLDKSFLKSDDAIMIPKTSDGRVLFVVPWHDRALVGTTDTLLESPSFEPHALESEISFVLNTARQYLAKKPTREDVKSMFAGLRPLAAPKEGGKNTKEVSRSHKVITSDTGLVSIIGGKWTTYRKMAEDTVDKAVEILNLHGGPSQTENMSIHGNMNAELVDRSNHLYVYGSDIPAIKSLQSSDPQYSKKIHPDHNFTIAEAVWAVRHEMAETIEDILARRVRLLFLDARAAIDSAHTIAQLIAKEKGYTEEWANEQEKEFIELAKGYLLTPYSPKTITHN; encoded by the coding sequence ATGAAACGAAACGAAGAACTTAGTAAACTGACCAGTGTTCAGGAATGGGACTTTATTGTCATAGGAGGTGGCGCAAGCGGCCTTGGTTCAGCATTGGATGCAGCCAGCAGAGGATTTAAGACTTTACTTTTGGAATCTCATGATTTCGCAAAGGCAACCTCCAGCCGTAGCACCAAACTGGTACACGGCGGTGTACGATATCTCGCACAGGGAGATATTGGGCTTGTAAAAGAAGCTTTAAAAGAAAGAGGGCTGCTTGCTCAGAACGCAGCACATGTAGTCAAAAACCAGTCATTCATTATCCCCAATTATACATGGTGGGGAGGTATCTATTATAAAATAGGACTGTCTATCTATGATTTTCTTGCAGGAAAGCTCAGCCTTGGAAAGACAAGATATATCAGTAAGTCTAAAACCATTGAAAAACTACCAACCATTGAACAGCATAACCTTGCAAGCGGTGTGGTGTACCAGGACGGACAGTTTGACGATGCGCGATTAGCCATTAATTTATCTCAAACCCTCATTGAAAAGGGAGGAAGTGCAGTTAATTATATGAAGGTAACCGGTCTCCTAAAAAACGATTCCGGGAAAATAAACGGCGTCAAAGCAGAAGATCAGTTTTCAAACCAGCAGTATGAGCTCCGTGCAAAAGCTGTTATCAATGCAACTGGTGTATTCACGAATGACATTCTGAATATGAATAATCCTAAGCATGGAAAATTTGTAGTTCCAAGCCAGGGTATTCATTTGGTATTGGATAAATCTTTCCTGAAAAGTGATGATGCCATCATGATCCCTAAAACATCAGACGGCAGGGTCCTTTTCGTTGTCCCTTGGCATGACAGAGCTTTGGTTGGAACAACAGACACTCTTCTGGAAAGTCCCAGCTTCGAGCCACACGCTCTGGAATCTGAAATTAGTTTCGTTTTAAATACAGCCAGACAATATTTAGCAAAGAAACCAACGAGAGAAGATGTAAAATCAATGTTCGCAGGATTAAGACCACTGGCAGCTCCAAAAGAAGGAGGTAAAAACACAAAAGAAGTGTCCAGAAGTCACAAAGTCATTACTTCCGATACAGGATTGGTTTCCATCATCGGCGGAAAATGGACTACTTACCGTAAAATGGCAGAAGATACTGTTGACAAAGCTGTAGAGATTCTTAATTTACATGGAGGTCCTTCTCAAACAGAGAATATGTCTATTCATGGGAATATGAACGCTGAACTTGTTGACCGCAGCAATCATCTGTATGTCTACGGATCCGATATACCCGCTATAAAATCATTGCAGAGCAGTGATCCTCAATATTCAAAGAAAATCCATCCCGACCACAATTTTACTATTGCTGAAGCGGTATGGGCCGTGAGACATGAAATGGCAGAAACTATAGAAGATATTCTTGCCAGAAGAGTACGTCTTTTATTTTTAGACGCAAGAGCAGCAATCGACAGCGCTCATACCATTGCACAACTCATTGCCAAAGAAAAAGGATACACTGAAGAATGGGCAAATGAACAGGAAAAAGAATTTATTGAATTAGCAAAAGGATATTTATTAACCCCTTACTCTCCCAAAACTATTACTCATAATTAA
- the rplV gene encoding 50S ribosomal protein L22, with amino-acid sequence MGSRKRESALARKLTNQDVVKALHNDCPSSPRKMRLVADIIRGVEVDKALYILKYSKKDASNKLEKVLLSAMANWQAKNEGADIEEANLIVKEIFVDSARQLKRLRPAPQGRGYRIRKRSNHITLILGNKEN; translated from the coding sequence ATGGGATCAAGAAAAAGAGAAAGTGCATTAGCACGTAAATTAACAAATCAAGATGTAGTAAAAGCATTACATAACGATTGCCCGTCTTCTCCAAGAAAGATGAGATTAGTTGCTGATATCATCAGAGGGGTAGAAGTAGACAAAGCTTTATACATCCTTAAATATTCTAAAAAAGACGCATCTAACAAGTTAGAGAAAGTTTTACTTTCAGCTATGGCCAACTGGCAAGCTAAAAACGAAGGTGCTGATATTGAAGAAGCTAATCTTATCGTTAAAGAAATTTTTGTAGACAGTGCAAGACAATTGAAGAGACTAAGACCAGCTCCACAAGGTAGAGGGTATAGAATCAGAAAGAGATCAAACCACATTACATTAATCTTAGGTAATAAAGAAAATTAA
- a CDS encoding DeoR/GlpR family DNA-binding transcription regulator, with protein MEKLIPRHDDILKELDEKGHVLVQDLCERFNVSSVTVRKDLNYLESLGLLFRNHGGASKHVRYAYERNVDEKENINVEAKQNIAKAALQLIQENDCIILASGTTMHYLARMLANFGPLTVLTSSLRVALELCNNPNINIIQLGGEVRKSSTSIVGSISETILRQFSCNKLFLGVDGIDMEFGISTSNAAEAHLNQLMIECSEKVVILGDSSKLNKKGFGKIATLDKIDYLITDSGICEEDRVGLEEIGVSVIVK; from the coding sequence ATGGAAAAGTTAATACCAAGGCACGATGATATACTGAAAGAACTGGATGAAAAAGGCCATGTTCTGGTACAGGATTTGTGCGAGAGGTTTAATGTTTCGTCGGTTACGGTCCGAAAGGATCTGAATTATCTCGAAAGTCTGGGATTGCTTTTCCGAAACCATGGAGGGGCAAGCAAGCATGTACGATATGCTTATGAAAGGAATGTTGATGAGAAAGAAAACATCAACGTAGAAGCAAAACAAAATATAGCGAAAGCTGCTTTGCAACTGATCCAGGAGAATGACTGTATTATTCTGGCTTCCGGCACTACGATGCATTATCTTGCGAGAATGCTGGCGAATTTCGGCCCATTAACGGTTCTTACTTCCTCTTTAAGGGTGGCTCTGGAGCTTTGTAACAATCCTAATATTAATATCATTCAATTGGGAGGTGAGGTGAGAAAGAGTTCTACTTCTATTGTAGGTTCTATTTCAGAAACCATCCTCAGACAGTTTTCCTGTAATAAACTATTCCTTGGCGTAGACGGGATCGATATGGAATTTGGGATCAGTACTTCTAATGCTGCTGAAGCCCATTTGAATCAGCTCATGATAGAGTGTTCTGAAAAAGTGGTCATTCTTGGTGATTCTTCAAAACTGAATAAGAAAGGCTTCGGGAAGATTGCGACTCTTGATAAAATAGATTATCTGATCACAGACAGTGGTATTTGTGAAGAGGATAGAGTGGGACTGGAGGAAATAGGGGTAAGTGTTATTGTGAAATAA
- a CDS encoding MIP/aquaporin family protein — protein sequence MTPFTAELIGTMLMILLGNGVVANVVLKDTKGNNSGWIVITTAWALAVFVGVTVAGPVSGAHLNPAVTIGLAAAGKFSWDLVPSYIAAQMMGGMLGAFLVWLFNKDHFAITEDEGAKLACFSTGPAIRNTFSNLISEIIGTFVLVFVIFHFSDPSISLNADPAAKVGLGSVGALPVTLLVWAIGLSLGGTTGYAINPARDLAPRIMHAILPVKGSSDWGYAWIPIAGPILGSIIAAVLFGILH from the coding sequence ATGACCCCATTTACCGCAGAACTCATAGGCACCATGCTTATGATATTACTAGGCAACGGCGTTGTTGCCAACGTTGTCTTAAAGGACACTAAAGGAAATAACTCAGGATGGATCGTCATTACGACTGCCTGGGCACTGGCTGTTTTTGTAGGCGTTACGGTTGCTGGCCCTGTAAGCGGGGCCCATCTGAATCCAGCTGTAACGATTGGACTGGCTGCAGCAGGAAAATTCTCATGGGATCTGGTTCCCTCTTATATTGCAGCACAGATGATGGGCGGCATGCTGGGAGCTTTCCTTGTCTGGCTTTTCAACAAAGATCATTTTGCAATTACAGAAGATGAAGGTGCAAAACTGGCCTGTTTCAGTACAGGGCCTGCTATCAGAAATACTTTTTCCAATCTGATCAGTGAGATCATCGGAACTTTCGTCCTGGTGTTTGTCATCTTTCATTTTTCGGATCCAAGTATTTCTCTGAATGCTGACCCTGCTGCAAAAGTAGGACTCGGTTCTGTAGGAGCTCTTCCTGTAACCCTTTTAGTATGGGCTATAGGTTTATCATTGGGAGGAACAACCGGCTATGCTATTAATCCGGCCAGAGACTTAGCCCCAAGGATTATGCATGCTATACTTCCTGTAAAAGGCAGCAGTGACTGGGGATATGCCTGGATTCCTATTGCAGGCCCTATTCTTGGGAGTATTATTGCAGCTGTTTTATTCGGAATTTTACACTAA
- a CDS encoding PepSY-associated TM helix domain-containing protein — translation MKSLFKSLYRKRRKNESLIKYLMWIIHLWLGLLSSIIVFVMCLTGCLYAFKNQIIDLYNSDKVYITSASKTPQRPDQIQAALSKSGKELTALLIPDSQNRSYIVSYREKQLDKSSYYNQYNGHILGQADTGANRFFEVVLDIHRNLMMGNAGRQIVGASVLMFCILIISGFVLWLPKKLKFLKQGLTVKLKAKFQRVNYDLHNTLGFYTFLMLFFIAVTGLYITYPWVKNALIVSLGGSSIDNIAEEKSGDDPFGGLLEDMLQKQDEKKNLKNTASASIDQILKLANNQLPYTAVTSIELPNKENPRYVVIKTNTRNFLGMMLPDEVTFDKTGVFKTKELFSDKPLNKQFTALAKPLHTGEIMGLPSIILYFLVSLIGCSLPVTGFLIWWHRFRKMK, via the coding sequence ATGAAATCATTATTTAAAAGCCTTTATCGGAAAAGAAGAAAAAATGAATCACTCATTAAATACCTGATGTGGATCATTCACCTTTGGCTGGGGCTTCTGTCAAGCATCATCGTATTTGTGATGTGCCTTACCGGATGTCTTTACGCATTCAAGAACCAGATCATTGATCTTTATAACAGCGATAAAGTCTATATCACTTCTGCTTCGAAAACTCCGCAGAGGCCGGACCAGATTCAGGCAGCATTATCGAAAAGTGGAAAAGAACTTACAGCTTTGCTGATTCCTGACAGCCAAAACAGAAGTTATATAGTTTCTTACAGGGAAAAACAGTTGGATAAAAGCTCGTACTACAATCAATATAATGGTCATATCTTAGGGCAGGCAGATACAGGAGCCAATCGGTTTTTTGAAGTGGTTCTTGATATTCACAGAAATCTGATGATGGGAAATGCCGGACGTCAGATTGTTGGGGCATCTGTTCTGATGTTCTGTATACTGATCATTTCCGGATTCGTGCTCTGGCTACCCAAAAAGCTGAAATTTCTGAAACAAGGTCTGACCGTTAAGCTCAAAGCAAAATTCCAGCGTGTGAATTATGATCTACACAATACACTTGGCTTTTACACCTTTTTAATGCTATTCTTTATTGCTGTAACGGGGCTGTACATAACCTATCCCTGGGTAAAGAATGCCCTTATTGTGAGTTTGGGAGGCTCATCAATTGATAATATTGCGGAAGAGAAAAGTGGTGATGATCCCTTCGGAGGACTTCTTGAAGATATGCTGCAAAAACAGGATGAAAAAAAGAATCTGAAAAATACCGCTTCAGCATCTATAGACCAAATATTGAAGCTTGCGAACAATCAGCTTCCTTATACCGCAGTGACCAGTATAGAACTTCCGAATAAAGAAAATCCAAGATATGTAGTCATTAAAACCAATACCCGGAATTTCCTTGGAATGATGCTTCCCGATGAAGTCACTTTTGATAAAACAGGAGTTTTTAAAACTAAAGAACTATTCTCTGACAAGCCATTGAATAAACAGTTCACCGCATTGGCCAAGCCACTGCATACAGGAGAGATTATGGGACTTCCCAGTATTATCCTTTATTTCCTGGTTTCACTCATCGGCTGTTCATTACCGGTGACAGGCTTTCTGATATGGTGGCATAGGTTTAGGAAGATGAAATAA
- the rplC gene encoding 50S ribosomal protein L3, with amino-acid sequence MSGIIGKKIGMTSLFNEEGKNIPCTVIQAGPCSVLQVRTIEKDGYKSVQLGFDDKSEKNVGKALAGHFKKAGSTPKAKLVEFYREFVDEVKVGEEVKVNLFAEGEYVDVTGTSKGKGFQGVVKRHGFGGVMQATHGQHNRLRAPGSIGAGSDPSRVFKGMRMAGRMGGKQVTVQNLQVLKVDQEQNLLVVKGAVPGAKNSYVIIRKWN; translated from the coding sequence ATGTCAGGTATTATTGGTAAAAAAATCGGTATGACGTCTTTGTTTAACGAAGAAGGAAAAAACATTCCTTGTACAGTTATTCAAGCCGGTCCATGCTCGGTTTTACAGGTCAGAACCATAGAAAAGGACGGCTACAAGTCAGTTCAATTGGGTTTCGATGACAAGAGTGAAAAGAACGTAGGTAAAGCGTTAGCTGGTCATTTCAAAAAGGCTGGTTCAACTCCGAAAGCTAAATTAGTAGAATTCTACAGAGAATTCGTTGATGAAGTAAAAGTAGGAGAGGAAGTAAAAGTTAATTTATTCGCTGAAGGTGAATATGTTGACGTAACAGGAACTTCTAAAGGTAAAGGTTTCCAGGGTGTTGTTAAAAGACATGGCTTTGGAGGTGTAATGCAAGCTACTCATGGTCAGCACAACAGACTTAGAGCTCCAGGTTCTATCGGTGCTGGATCGGATCCTTCGAGAGTATTCAAAGGAATGAGAATGGCGGGTAGAATGGGAGGTAAGCAGGTAACTGTACAAAACCTTCAAGTATTAAAAGTGGATCAAGAACAAAATCTTTTAGTAGTAAAAGGTGCTGTTCCGGGAGCTAAAAATTCTTATGTAATTATCAGAAAATGGAACTAG
- the rplB gene encoding 50S ribosomal protein L2, which yields MSVRKLKPITPGQRFRIVNNFEEITTNKPEKSLTVGISKSGGRNQTGKMTMRYTGGGHKKKYRIIDFKRNKHDVEAIVKTVEYDPNRTAFIALLEYADGEKRYIIAPNGIKVDQKVVSGESVEPNIGNAMKLKNIPLGTVISCVEMKPGQGAILARSAGSSAQLTSRDGKYAIIKLPSGESRMILTECYAMIGSVSNSDHQLTVSGKAGRSRWLGRRPRTRPVVMNPVDHPMGGGEGRSSGGHPRSRNGMPAKGYKTRKKNKASNRHIISKRK from the coding sequence ATGTCTGTTAGAAAATTAAAACCTATCACCCCAGGACAGAGATTCAGAATTGTAAACAATTTTGAGGAAATTACTACCAACAAACCAGAGAAATCTCTAACCGTTGGTATTAGTAAGTCAGGTGGACGTAACCAAACTGGTAAAATGACCATGCGTTACACCGGAGGTGGACACAAAAAGAAATACAGAATTATCGACTTCAAAAGAAACAAGCATGACGTTGAAGCTATCGTAAAGACTGTAGAATATGATCCAAACAGAACTGCATTTATCGCTTTATTAGAGTACGCAGACGGAGAGAAGAGATATATCATCGCTCCAAACGGTATCAAAGTAGATCAGAAAGTAGTTTCAGGAGAAAGCGTAGAACCGAATATCGGTAACGCAATGAAATTGAAAAATATTCCATTGGGTACTGTTATTTCTTGTGTTGAAATGAAGCCTGGACAAGGTGCTATTTTAGCAAGAAGTGCTGGTTCTTCAGCTCAATTAACTTCAAGAGACGGAAAATATGCAATTATCAAATTGCCTTCAGGAGAATCTAGAATGATCCTTACTGAATGTTATGCAATGATTGGATCTGTTTCTAACTCTGATCATCAGTTAACTGTTTCAGGTAAGGCTGGTAGAAGCAGATGGTTAGGTAGAAGACCTAGAACTAGACCGGTAGTAATGAACCCTGTAGATCACCCAATGGGAGGTGGTGAAGGTCGTTCTTCTGGAGGTCATCCAAGATCTAGAAATGGTATGCCTGCTAAAGGTTACAAAACCAGAAAGAAAAATAAAGCGTCTAACCGTCATATCATATCTAAACGTAAATAA
- the rpsC gene encoding 30S ribosomal protein S3, translating to MGQKTNPIGNRLGIIRGWDSNWFGGKDYGDRIAEDYKIRRYLEARLSKGGISKIYIERTLKLVTVTITTARPGLIIGKGGQEVDKLKEELKKLTGKDIQINIFEIKRPELDAVLVADSISKQIENRISYRRAVKMAMASTMRMGAEGIKVQISGRLNGAEMARSESFKDGRIPLSTFRADIDYHWAEAHTTYGRLGVKVWIMKGEVYGKRELSPLVGQQKKGGPSGGGNRGGDRDNRRPRKNNNNNNNNN from the coding sequence ATGGGACAGAAGACAAATCCAATTGGTAACAGATTAGGTATAATCAGAGGATGGGATTCTAACTGGTTTGGTGGTAAAGATTATGGAGACAGAATCGCTGAAGACTACAAAATCAGAAGATACCTTGAAGCTAGATTATCTAAAGGTGGTATTTCAAAAATTTATATTGAAAGAACTTTAAAATTAGTTACAGTAACTATTACTACTGCTAGACCGGGACTTATCATCGGTAAAGGAGGTCAGGAAGTTGATAAATTAAAAGAAGAATTGAAGAAACTTACAGGTAAGGATATTCAAATCAACATTTTCGAAATCAAAAGACCTGAACTTGACGCAGTACTAGTAGCAGACAGCATCTCTAAGCAGATTGAAAACAGAATTTCTTACAGAAGAGCTGTTAAAATGGCGATGGCAAGTACAATGAGAATGGGTGCTGAAGGTATCAAAGTTCAAATCTCTGGTAGATTGAACGGAGCTGAAATGGCAAGAAGCGAATCTTTCAAAGACGGAAGAATTCCTTTGTCTACTTTCAGAGCTGATATTGATTATCACTGGGCTGAAGCTCACACTACTTATGGTAGACTAGGAGTGAAAGTTTGGATCATGAAAGGAGAAGTTTATGGTAAAAGAGAACTTTCTCCACTAGTGGGACAACAGAAAAAAGGAGGTCCTTCTGGAGGCGGAAACAGAGGTGGAGACAGAGATAACAGAAGACCTAGAAAGAATAATAACAATAATAACAATAATAATTAA
- the rplD gene encoding 50S ribosomal protein L4, whose translation MELVVLNTSGKETGRKVTLDESVFGIEPNQHAVYLEVKQYLAAQRQGTHKSKERSEITASTKKLKKQKGSGSARYGDIKSPTFRGGGRVFGPKPRDYRFKLNKALKRLAKKSVLSQKMRDNSIRVMEDMSLSAPKTKDFISILNALALNDKKSLFVLPEANKNVYLSSRNLPKTKVMNFNEISSYDLMNAGEIVFLEGAVEKFQENLKK comes from the coding sequence ATGGAACTAGTAGTATTAAATACATCAGGAAAGGAGACCGGAAGAAAAGTAACTCTAGACGAATCAGTATTCGGAATTGAGCCAAATCAGCACGCGGTTTACCTAGAAGTTAAACAGTACCTTGCTGCACAAAGACAAGGGACTCATAAATCAAAGGAAAGAAGCGAAATTACAGCTTCTACTAAGAAACTTAAGAAGCAAAAAGGATCAGGTTCTGCTAGATATGGTGATATCAAATCTCCAACTTTCAGAGGTGGAGGTAGAGTATTCGGACCAAAACCAAGAGACTACAGATTCAAATTGAACAAAGCTCTTAAGAGATTAGCTAAAAAATCTGTTTTATCTCAGAAAATGAGAGACAACAGCATCAGAGTAATGGAAGATATGAGCTTAAGCGCTCCTAAAACTAAAGATTTTATCTCTATCTTGAATGCATTGGCATTGAATGATAAAAAATCTTTATTCGTTCTTCCTGAAGCTAACAAGAATGTGTATTTGTCTTCAAGAAACTTACCTAAAACTAAAGTAATGAACTTCAACGAAATTAGTTCATATGACTTAATGAATGCAGGTGAGATCGTATTCTTAGAAGGTGCAGTTGAAAAATTCCAGGAAAATTTAAAGAAATAA
- the glpK gene encoding glycerol kinase GlpK produces MKEKLILALDQGTTSSRAILFNHSGAIEYISQKNFEQIFPTPGWVEHDPNEIWSSQISVAAEIIAKAGISGLEVAAIGITNQRETTVVWDKETGEPVYNAIVWQDRRTAKYCDELKEQGHAEIIKEKTGLVLDAYFSATKLKWILDNVEGAREKAAEGKLCFGTVDTWLVWKLTRGKMFITDVSNASRTMLLNIHTLEWDQELLDLFDIPRSVLPEVKQSSEIYGETATTLFSTKIPIAGIAGDQQAALFGQMCITPGMVKNTYGTGCFLLMNTGKEAVSSKNNLLTTVAWKINGEVNYALEGSVFVGGAAIQWLRDGLKLIHSSEEVNDLAASVEDNGGVYFVPALTGLGAPYWDQYARGTIVGVTRGTTNGHIARATLEGIAFQVYDVVKSMEADSGRPSLELRVDGGASASDLLMQIQSDLFSFKITRPKTLETTALGAAYLAGLAVGYWKDINEIQSQWVVDKDFHPKVDKEKADNMIHFWNKAVKRAQSWIED; encoded by the coding sequence ATGAAGGAAAAACTGATTCTCGCTCTAGACCAGGGTACAACTTCCTCTAGAGCCATTTTATTCAACCACAGCGGAGCTATAGAATATATCTCCCAGAAAAATTTCGAACAGATATTCCCTACTCCCGGGTGGGTAGAACATGATCCTAATGAAATATGGTCATCTCAAATATCTGTTGCCGCAGAAATTATAGCCAAAGCCGGTATTTCCGGACTGGAAGTAGCAGCGATCGGTATCACCAATCAACGTGAAACTACAGTAGTTTGGGACAAAGAAACCGGTGAACCTGTTTATAATGCTATTGTATGGCAGGACAGGAGAACCGCTAAGTATTGTGACGAACTCAAAGAACAGGGCCATGCCGAAATCATCAAAGAAAAAACCGGACTTGTACTGGATGCTTATTTTTCAGCAACCAAATTGAAATGGATCCTGGATAATGTAGAAGGCGCAAGGGAAAAAGCAGCAGAAGGAAAACTATGCTTCGGAACAGTTGACACCTGGCTTGTATGGAAACTTACCCGTGGAAAAATGTTCATCACCGATGTTTCCAATGCCAGCAGAACGATGCTTCTGAACATTCATACCTTAGAATGGGATCAGGAACTTCTGGATTTATTTGATATTCCAAGATCTGTTCTTCCTGAAGTAAAGCAGAGCAGCGAAATCTATGGTGAAACCGCAACGACTTTATTTTCCACAAAAATTCCCATTGCAGGAATTGCAGGAGATCAGCAGGCGGCTTTATTCGGACAGATGTGCATCACTCCGGGAATGGTTAAAAATACCTACGGAACAGGATGCTTCCTATTAATGAATACAGGAAAAGAAGCGGTCTCTTCCAAAAACAACTTATTAACTACTGTTGCATGGAAAATCAATGGAGAAGTTAATTATGCACTGGAAGGAAGTGTATTTGTAGGAGGCGCAGCTATACAGTGGCTGAGAGACGGACTTAAACTTATCCATTCATCTGAAGAAGTAAATGATCTTGCAGCAAGTGTTGAAGATAATGGAGGTGTTTACTTTGTTCCCGCATTAACAGGATTGGGAGCACCCTATTGGGATCAGTATGCCAGAGGAACAATTGTGGGTGTTACCCGCGGAACAACCAACGGGCATATCGCAAGAGCAACCTTAGAAGGAATAGCATTTCAGGTGTATGATGTTGTGAAATCTATGGAAGCAGATTCCGGAAGACCCAGTCTGGAACTGAGAGTAGACGGAGGTGCCTCTGCAAGTGATCTTCTGATGCAGATACAGTCTGACCTTTTCAGTTTTAAAATCACAAGACCGAAAACCCTTGAGACCACTGCTTTAGGGGCAGCGTATCTTGCAGGTTTAGCAGTAGGTTACTGGAAAGATATTAACGAAATCCAGTCTCAATGGGTTGTCGACAAAGATTTCCATCCAAAAGTGGATAAGGAAAAAGCAGATAATATGATCCATTTCTGGAACAAAGCTGTAAAGCGTGCCCAAAGCTGGATCGAAGATTAA
- the rplW gene encoding 50S ribosomal protein L23, producing the protein MSLIIKPVISEKANYLTDLRGSYSFLVNPKANKIQIKKAVEAAYGVKVADVNTMIYAPKVSSKYTKKGLQVGKTNKLKKAVIKLVEGEVIDIFAVN; encoded by the coding sequence ATGTCACTTATTATTAAACCAGTTATCTCAGAAAAGGCTAATTACCTTACAGATTTAAGAGGTTCTTATTCTTTCTTAGTTAATCCTAAGGCGAATAAGATCCAGATTAAAAAAGCTGTGGAAGCAGCTTACGGTGTAAAAGTAGCAGACGTTAATACAATGATTTATGCTCCGAAGGTTTCTTCGAAATACACTAAAAAAGGTCTTCAAGTAGGAAAGACAAACAAATTGAAAAAAGCGGTAATTAAACTTGTTGAAGGTGAGGTTATCGATATTTTTGCTGTAAATTAA
- a CDS encoding low affinity iron permease family protein — MSHKSNNLFEKFSDWATKFTGSSYAFIGAVLIVLIWAVSGPVFNYSETWQLVINTGTTIITFLMVFLIQKAQNKDSKAIQIKLNELLAANEKASNRIVDIEDLTEKELDQLHCYYEKLADFAEEDNDIHTSHSIDAAKRNQDYKHEFFKHKHEEWLQKKQQKKESQ, encoded by the coding sequence ATGAGCCATAAGAGCAATAATCTTTTTGAGAAATTTTCAGATTGGGCGACCAAATTTACGGGAAGTTCATACGCATTTATCGGAGCGGTACTTATCGTGTTGATCTGGGCTGTTTCAGGCCCCGTTTTTAATTATTCTGAAACATGGCAGCTGGTCATCAATACCGGGACAACCATTATTACCTTTCTGATGGTTTTTTTAATTCAGAAAGCTCAGAACAAAGATTCAAAAGCCATACAGATTAAACTCAATGAGCTTCTTGCAGCCAATGAAAAAGCAAGCAACAGAATTGTCGATATTGAAGATCTGACGGAAAAAGAACTTGATCAGCTTCACTGTTATTATGAAAAGCTGGCTGATTTTGCAGAAGAAGATAATGACATTCACACCTCACATTCTATAGATGCTGCAAAAAGAAATCAGGATTACAAGCATGAATTTTTTAAGCATAAACATGAAGAATGGCTTCAGAAAAAACAACAAAAAAAGGAATCGCAATGA
- the rpsS gene encoding 30S ribosomal protein S19 — MARSLKKGPFIHHTLDKKVQTNIESGKKTVIKTWSRASMISPDFVGQTIAVHNGKSFIPVYVTENMVGHKLGEFSPTRSFRGHGGNKNKGSR, encoded by the coding sequence ATGGCAAGATCACTTAAAAAAGGACCATTCATTCATCATACTTTAGATAAGAAGGTTCAGACAAACATAGAGTCTGGTAAGAAGACAGTTATCAAAACTTGGTCTAGAGCGTCTATGATCTCTCCAGACTTCGTAGGACAAACTATCGCTGTACACAACGGGAAATCTTTTATTCCTGTTTATGTTACAGAAAACATGGTTGGTCACAAGTTAGGCGAATTTTCTCCAACAAGATCTTTCAGAGGTCATGGTGGTAATAAAAACAAAGGAAGTAGATAA